The Montipora capricornis isolate CH-2021 chromosome 3, ASM3666992v2, whole genome shotgun sequence genome window below encodes:
- the LOC138042720 gene encoding uncharacterized protein, with amino-acid sequence MARETSHVTEFPAQVLMDLAESRPFRTQTKDGHLHVCFEKKLKQSAFNNFLLTHTPYRYSLLGKPRATETKTWRTKRANKARITTERRSSTLVSFPKIQQSSESLIRENDAPEYNTKQHDQDQDKDATDRGSDGEHSSSDFLSCGSITIAEQSREINSPPRTAVRECCRSRTLPLILNRENSSFHLRRDVRNFKSLNKLPQGEGKYSNKSLESICSYRGNSSSSNEYTTVMEDGAKVTVKQQRLFIEVFMPRTF; translated from the coding sequence ATGGCTCGTGAAACATCACACGTAACTGAGTTCCCTGCTCAAGTTCTCATGGATCTTGCCGAAAGTCGACCATTTCGTACTCAAACAAAGGATGGTCATTTACACGTCTGCTTCgaaaagaaactgaaacaaAGTGCGTTCAATAATTTCCTGTTGACCCATACACCTTACCGATACTCTTTGTTGGGGAAACCAAGAGCGACAGAGACAAAGACGTGGCGAACGAAACGGGCAAATAAAGCACGCATCACAACCGAAAGAAGGTCTTCAACATTGGTCTCATTTCCTAAAATACAGCAATCGTCAGAATCATTGATCCGCGAAAATGATGCTCCTGAATACAACACAAAACAACACGACCAAGATCAAGACAAAGATGCGACTGATAGAGGAAGTGATGGAGAACACTCTTCATCTGACTTTCTGTCATGTGGGTCAATCACGATTGCGGAGCAGTCTCGAGAGATCAACTCTCCTCCTCGAACAGCGGTTAGGGAGTGCTGTAGATCAAGGACTCTGCCGCTTATCTTGAACAGAGAAAACTCGTCATTTCATCTTAGAAGGGATGTCCGCAATTTTAAGTCGCTGAATAAACTTCCACAAGGCGAAGGAAAATACTCCAATAAAAGCTTGGAGAGTATTTGTTCTTACCGAGGGAACAGTTCATCTTCTAACGAATATACCACTGTTATGGAAGATGGGGCGAAGGTTACAGTAAAACAACAGAGACTCTTTATCGAGGTGTTTATGCCAAGGACGTTTTAA